In Flavobacterium cerinum, one genomic interval encodes:
- a CDS encoding toxic anion resistance protein, translating to MENKEIILSGMAGPIDKEGNVNLANIQEADLAGYQSISNQLTENDANSILNYGAEIQNSISRQSDTFLANVRAHHAGDVGPLINELLAELNYIDVDELNKNAFQRFLSNIPILRKMVIDVKKIFQKYDKITANVDRISNKVKAGMINSVKDNTSLQTMFDSNVNLIKEMERYIVAGQLKFKQLNEELAEMEANAAQYQDYQISDKRNFISRLDKRLADMKVVRFILLQSLAQIRVVQNNNTSIAEKAQSILTTTMPVWKNQLTLAVALQRQRQNIEVQRKVSETTNTILQKNAEMLKQNSIEVAKENENTIVSLETLKNTTKSLIDTLTEVKQIHEQGAQTRRELDAGLQSLEAELKKGVIS from the coding sequence ATGGAAAATAAAGAAATAATACTATCCGGAATGGCAGGCCCTATCGATAAAGAAGGGAATGTTAATCTGGCGAATATTCAGGAAGCGGATTTAGCGGGCTATCAGTCCATCTCCAATCAACTTACGGAGAATGATGCCAATTCCATTCTGAATTATGGTGCGGAAATCCAAAATAGCATTTCGCGTCAAAGTGATACCTTTCTGGCGAATGTAAGAGCACATCATGCCGGTGATGTTGGTCCGCTTATTAATGAGTTGTTGGCCGAACTAAACTATATTGATGTTGACGAACTGAATAAAAATGCGTTTCAGCGTTTTCTTTCAAACATTCCGATATTGCGTAAAATGGTGATTGATGTCAAGAAAATTTTCCAGAAATACGACAAGATCACTGCTAACGTAGACCGAATCAGTAATAAGGTTAAAGCCGGAATGATCAACTCGGTTAAGGACAATACGTCACTTCAAACGATGTTCGACAGTAACGTTAATCTGATTAAGGAAATGGAGCGTTATATCGTGGCTGGTCAGCTTAAGTTTAAACAGCTTAATGAGGAATTAGCTGAAATGGAAGCGAATGCAGCTCAGTATCAGGATTATCAGATTTCCGATAAACGAAACTTTATAAGCCGATTGGATAAAAGGTTGGCCGACATGAAAGTGGTTCGGTTTATCTTGTTGCAGTCATTGGCACAAATCCGTGTTGTTCAGAACAATAATACGTCTATTGCCGAAAAAGCACAGTCGATATTAACGACAACAATGCCGGTATGGAAAAACCAGTTAACATTGGCGGTAGCGTTACAAAGACAACGTCAGAATATTGAAGTACAGCGTAAAGTTTCGGAAACGACCAATACGATTTTGCAGAAAAATGCAGAAATGCTAAAACAAAACAGTATTGAAGTAGCCAAAGAAAATGAAAACACAATAGTGTCGCTGGAAACACTGAAAAATACAACAAAATCATTAATTGATACGCTTACAGAAGTAAAACAGATACACGAGCAGGGAGCACAAACAAGAAGAGAGCTTGATGCCGGGTTACAAAGTCTGGAAGCCGAATTGAAAAAAGGAGTTATCAGTTAG
- a CDS encoding TerD family protein, which produces MAINLQKGQRETLSAPKFTIGLGWDTNTSSTGAQFDLDASVFIMGDNKKILADEFFVFYNNLKSPDEAVEHTGDNLTGDGDGDDEQINVDLSKIDPRATEICIVVTIHDAEARKQNFGQVRNSFVRIVDTATNAELVKYELEEDFSIETAVEFGRIYKRNNEWKFEAVGVGQRGGLQEYLNKYN; this is translated from the coding sequence ATGGCTATCAACTTACAGAAAGGTCAACGTGAGACATTATCAGCTCCGAAATTTACAATCGGATTAGGCTGGGATACTAACACTTCTTCTACAGGAGCACAATTCGACCTTGATGCATCGGTTTTCATCATGGGGGATAATAAAAAAATCCTGGCTGATGAGTTTTTTGTATTTTATAACAACCTGAAATCTCCGGATGAGGCGGTAGAGCATACAGGAGATAACCTTACTGGTGACGGTGACGGAGATGATGAACAAATTAATGTTGATTTGTCTAAAATTGATCCGAGAGCAACTGAAATCTGTATTGTGGTAACCATTCACGATGCGGAGGCCAGAAAACAAAACTTCGGACAAGTGCGTAATTCATTTGTGCGAATTGTAGATACTGCAACCAATGCTGAATTAGTGAAATACGAATTGGAAGAAGATTTCTCTATCGAAACGGCGGTAGAATTCGGAAGAATTTATAAAAGAAACAACGAATGGAAATTCGAAGCTGTCGGAGTTGGACAAAGAGGTGGTTTACAGGAATATTTAAATAAATACAATTAA
- a CDS encoding TerD family protein codes for MAINLEKGQRINLEKSNGSKLLNICVGVNWGAIEKKGFFSKTKEAVDLDASCAVYDENKNTLDVVSFRQLKSNDQAIRHSGDDLTGDLNGDDGLDNEVITVDFSRLNPKANHVAFFINSFRGQDFKDIPFASIRIYEGTPTRVNEVFAKYDVANDPTFAGSVTMVLGNFYKRNGEWKFNAIGTPTRDRRLEETVVTIQQNYL; via the coding sequence ATGGCAATTAATCTGGAAAAAGGACAACGAATTAACCTTGAAAAAAGTAACGGTTCTAAACTGTTAAACATCTGTGTAGGTGTAAACTGGGGCGCAATCGAAAAGAAAGGTTTCTTTTCTAAAACGAAAGAAGCTGTCGATTTGGATGCCAGTTGTGCAGTATATGACGAAAATAAAAATACACTGGATGTGGTGAGCTTTAGACAATTAAAATCTAATGATCAAGCAATACGTCACAGTGGAGATGACCTTACCGGAGATCTTAACGGTGATGACGGATTGGATAATGAAGTAATCACGGTTGATTTTTCAAGATTAAATCCGAAAGCCAATCACGTAGCGTTTTTTATTAATAGCTTCAGAGGTCAGGATTTTAAAGATATTCCTTTTGCGTCTATCCGAATTTATGAAGGAACACCAACCCGTGTGAATGAAGTTTTTGCCAAATATGATGTAGCAAACGATCCGACTTTTGCCGGAAGTGTGACGATGGTATTAGGGAACTTCTATAAAAGAAACGGAGAATGGAAATTTAACGCAATCGGAACGCCTACCCGCGACAGAAGATTGGAAGAAACAGTGGTTACCATTCAACAAAACTATCTGTAA